The following is a genomic window from Acidisarcina sp..
TTTCACTTGGTTGTCTGACATTCGCTCCCTTTTGAACTGGTGCAAGTAACGCGGGTTTCAGAGCAATTGAAGATGCCTCGGTGAGTATGCTCCCTCAAGCAGTGTATCGCTTGATGAAACGCTCCGAATCATACGTTTAAGATGATACGCTTGGCGCAATAGGATGCCTTACTTCGCACCTCACCTTGTCATCTTAAACTAGACATATATCCGGACGGTATTTCCGCCTCCACTTTCGAACTTAGGTAGATTTTGCTATGGCCGTTACGATTATTCGCGCACAGCAGGTAGAAAAATACTACGCGCAACCCAGCGAGAACCGTATCCAGGTAATCTCGCCCACCGATCTATCCATTGTACCGGGAGAGATCGTTGCCTTACTGGGGCCATCAGGCTCCGGCAAGTCCACGTTACTGCGCATGCTGGCCGGGCTATCCAAACCCTCGGCGGGCGAAGTCTTCTGGCATGAGAAGCCGATTGCATCTGCTGCGATCAACGTCTCGATCGTCTTCCAAAGCTTTGCCCTCTTTCCGTGGCTAACAGTACTGGACAACGTGGAGGCTCCGTTGAAGGCGCGCGGGATGAGTGCGGGAGAGCGCCGCAAACGAAGTGAAAAGATCCTCGACACCGTCGGGCTCGATGGATTCCAGGCAGCCTTTCCCAAAGAACTCTCCGGCGGAATGCGGCAGCGAGTTGGTTTCGCAAGAGCTCTGGTTGTTGAGCCTGAGGTGCTCTTCATGGACGAGCCCTTCTCCGCGCTGGACGTATTGACTGCGGAGAATCTGCGCAGCGAACTGCTCGAACTCTGGGCCAAGAAGACCATCCCCACACAATCCATCTTTCTGGTAACTCACAACATTGAAGAAGCCGTACTTCTTGCCGATCGCATCATTGTTCTGGGGCGAAACCCGGGCCACGTCCGCACGGATTTCAAGGTCACGCTTCCTCACCCCCGCGACCGCAAGGCTGCACCGTTCACGCAGTTAGTTGACTACATCTACAAAGTCCTGACGCGGCCTGATGTTGTACCGGCCGAGGTCCCTGCAACCGTCGGCGGAAAGGCGGTTCGCGACCAGCGCCAGATGCATTATCAGATGCTGCCCCATGCGCGGCCGGGCGGCATTGCCGGACTCCTCGAACTCCTGATCGATCATGGTGGCAGAGACGATATCTATCGCCTGGCCGACGACCTCGCCTTTGAGATCGACGATCTGCTGCCAATCGTCGATGCCGCGCAGTTACTCGGCTTCCTGACCGTCGAAGAGGGCGATGCCGTCATTACAGCGGAAGGGCGCGAGTACGCAGACTCCGAAATCCTCCAGCAGAAGACGCTCTTCCGCAAGGCAGCGTTGGAACACGTTCTGCTACTGCGACAAATCAGCCGCGCTCTGGATACCAAGTCGGACCACACGATCCAGGAAGAATTCTTTCTCGACATGCTGGATGAGCAATTCAGCCAGGAGGAGACGCAGCGGCAGTT
Proteins encoded in this region:
- a CDS encoding nitrate/sulfonate/bicarbonate ABC transporter ATP-binding protein, which codes for MAVTIIRAQQVEKYYAQPSENRIQVISPTDLSIVPGEIVALLGPSGSGKSTLLRMLAGLSKPSAGEVFWHEKPIASAAINVSIVFQSFALFPWLTVLDNVEAPLKARGMSAGERRKRSEKILDTVGLDGFQAAFPKELSGGMRQRVGFARALVVEPEVLFMDEPFSALDVLTAENLRSELLELWAKKTIPTQSIFLVTHNIEEAVLLADRIIVLGRNPGHVRTDFKVTLPHPRDRKAAPFTQLVDYIYKVLTRPDVVPAEVPATVGGKAVRDQRQMHYQMLPHARPGGIAGLLELLIDHGGRDDIYRLADDLAFEIDDLLPIVDAAQLLGFLTVEEGDAVITAEGREYADSEILQQKTLFRKAALEHVLLLRQISRALDTKSDHTIQEEFFLDMLDEQFSQEETQRQLETAINWGRYAELFDFDASRRRFILPENDESPEPVTEGPAE